The genomic interval GCTTCTTCGCCACCTGCGGGTCGCGGAAGGCCTCGGCGTACCTCATTCGACGAGTCCGCCGTCGGCCAGGACCTGGCGGAAGAGGGCCAGGGTCTCTTCGGCGTCCTCCACGTCGAGCTTCTCGATGGCGAAGCCGGCGTGGATGAGGACGTAATCCCCGACCGCGATGCCCTCCACCATCATCAGGCTCGCCTCTCGGGTCACCCCGTCGATCTCGCACAGGGCGGTGTCGCCGTCGATCTGTTTCACTTGCATGGGGACTGCGAGGCACATGGGTTTTCCTTGAAGGCGGTGACGGGTGAATTTTGAGGCCAGTGACGGGTGACGGGTGATCAGTGACGAGTAGTCAAATCCCAGAACCCGTTACTCGTTACTCGTTACTTTCTTTTCCATTCCCGCCTTGAGCCACCGATACCACGCATCCATCCCCTTCCCGCTGCGGCAGGAGAGCTCCAGAATTTGAATTCCCGGATTGACCTTGCGGGCGAAATCCTTGCACTGCTCCAGGTCGAAATCCAGATAAGGGAGGAGGTCGATCTTGTTGATCAGGAGGAGGTCGGCGGCCTGGAACATGTGGGGGTACTTGACCGGCTTGTCCTCCCCTTCGGTGACGGAGAGGACGGCGACCTTGTGGTCCTCGCCGAGGTCGAAGGAGGCGGGGCAGACGAGGTTGCCGACGTTCTCGATCATCAGCATGTCGGCGGCGTCGAGGTCGAAGTCCTCCACCCCGTGGCCGACCATGTGGGCGTCGAGGTGGCAGCCGGCGCCGGTGTTGATCTGCCGAACCGGCACCCCGGTGGCGGCGATGCGGTCGGCATCGTTGGCGGTCTGCTGGTCCCCCTCCAGAACGGCGAAGGCCGTCTCCTTCGAGAGTTCGCGCAATGTCCGCTCGAGGAGCGAGGTCTTGCCCGAACCGGGCGAGCTCACCAGGTTGAGGACGAAGAGATTCTTGCTCTGGAAGAGGGCGCGGTTGCCGGCGGCCAGCCGGTCGTTCTTGGCGAGGAGGTTCTCCTCGATGCGCACCGTCTTCGGGCCGCCGTCGTGATCGTGACTATGGGTGTGATCGTGGGCAGAGGAATGGTCATGCGTGGGGTCATGGTCCGGGGCCGAGCAGCCGCAGTCGATGCACATGGTCAGTCGATCTCCATTTCGAGGATTTTCAGTTCGTCCCCCTGCAGCCTCTCCAGGCCGAAGGCGCCGCAGTCGGGGCATTCGAAGGTGTACGGGTCGATCTCCGGCTCCCCGCCGCAGTTGGCGCAGCGGCCGCGGCCGGGGACGTGCTCGACGATCAGCCGCCCCCCCTCCAGCATTGTTCCCAGGGTGCAGGCCTCGTAGCAGAACTCCACCGCCTCGGGGACGACCCCCGAGAGGGCGCCGATGGCCACGGTCACCGAGAGGACTTTCTCCGCGCCCTCCTCCCGGGCGGTGCGCTCGGCGATTTCGACGATGCTGCGGGTGATGCCGACTTCGTGCACTCGTTCTGTCCTCGGGGTGGGGGGCGCCGGGGCTGTTGGGGCCGGGTGCGGGCGCGATTCGTTCACTATGGGGGATTGGGTTAGGAAAATCAAGGGTTGCGGAGGGGGAGGGCGTATCCGTTGCTCGGGGGGGCTACGCCGCCCGCGTCCTGACCTCCTTGGCCAAGCGGTCGCCCAGCACCTCCCGCGCTTTCTCCAGGTCGTAGTCGGCCTGAAGCCCCATCCAGAATGCTTCACTGGTTCCGAAATAACGCGCCAACCGCAAGGCCGTGTCGGCGGTGACGGCCCGCTTGCCGTGGACGATTTCGTTCACCCGGCGGGGGGGGACGCCGATCTCCCGCGCGAGGCGGTTCTGGCTGAGGTCCA from Desulfuromonas sp. carries:
- a CDS encoding hydrogenase maturation nickel metallochaperone HypA, whose product is MHEVGITRSIVEIAERTAREEGAEKVLSVTVAIGALSGVVPEAVEFCYEACTLGTMLEGGRLIVEHVPGRGRCANCGGEPEIDPYTFECPDCGAFGLERLQGDELKILEMEID
- the hypB gene encoding hydrogenase nickel incorporation protein HypB translates to MCIDCGCSAPDHDPTHDHSSAHDHTHSHDHDGGPKTVRIEENLLAKNDRLAAGNRALFQSKNLFVLNLVSSPGSGKTSLLERTLRELSKETAFAVLEGDQQTANDADRIAATGVPVRQINTGAGCHLDAHMVGHGVEDFDLDAADMLMIENVGNLVCPASFDLGEDHKVAVLSVTEGEDKPVKYPHMFQAADLLLINKIDLLPYLDFDLEQCKDFARKVNPGIQILELSCRSGKGMDAWYRWLKAGMEKKVTSNE
- a CDS encoding HypC/HybG/HupF family hydrogenase formation chaperone, whose product is MCLAVPMQVKQIDGDTALCEIDGVTREASLMMVEGIAVGDYVLIHAGFAIEKLDVEDAEETLALFRQVLADGGLVE
- a CDS encoding HigA family addiction module antitoxin, translated to MKKLPNIHPGEVLLEEFLGPMDLSQNRLAREIGVPPRRVNEIVHGKRAVTADTALRLARYFGTSEAFWMGLQADYDLEKAREVLGDRLAKEVRTRAA